A single window of Zea mays cultivar B73 chromosome 10, Zm-B73-REFERENCE-NAM-5.0, whole genome shotgun sequence DNA harbors:
- the LOC103641988 gene encoding subtilisin-like protease 1 produces the protein MDNPIHTRFTLPCLGLRAAAAVLLLLLLLSPAAITPVASHNDHGEHKNYLVIVRSRYEYDKNVHKNVSSWHASLLSSVCDTAKEVLEADPTAISRLIYSYRTVVNGFAARMTPEELDKMSKMEWFDRALPEQTFHLLTTRTPHMLGLMGGRRHGGLWNTSNMGEGVIIGILDDGIYAGHPSFDGAGMQPPPAKWKGRCDFNKTVCNNKLIGARSYFESAKWKWKGLRDPVLPIAEGQHGTHTSSTAAGAFVPNASVFGNGLGTAAGMAPRAHIAFYQVCYEDKGCDRDDILAAVDDAIGDGVDILSLSLGHEDAIDFSDDPVSLAGYTAILNGVFICAAAGNTGPSPSTLVNEAPWLLTVGASTTDRRFLASVKLGDNVQIDGESLNDPNTTMGDLVPLVRDVSDGLCVNGNVLKAQNVSGKIIICEAGGDVSTAKAKMLKGIGVVGMIVVTPELFGPVIIPRPHAIPTVQVSNAAGQKIKAYIHKARGPTATFVFKGAAFNTPRSPMVAPFSSRGPNRRSRGILKPDIIGPGVNIIAGVPSIEDVDLLRNAEVPRFDIKSGTSMAAPHLSGIAALIKHAHPTWSPAVIKSALMTTAEPNDNLRKPIQDVNGRPANLVAIGAGHVNPKKAMDPGLVYNMTAMGYVPYLCGLNYTDDKVSTIIYPEPPVSCAKLSRLEQDDLNYPSITVILNQPPFTAKANRSVTNVGAASSTYTVEVNVPASVTVEVNPPKLTFKALEEVLNYSVTIKSANGQALTGPVEGELKWLSGKYVVRSPILVTNESGPSPAETRKP, from the coding sequence ATGGACAATCCAATCCACACAAGGTTCACGCTACCGTGTCTTGGCCTCCGCGCTGCCGCGGccgtgctcctcctcctcctcctcctgtccCCGGCGGCGATCACTCCGGTCGCGAGCCACAATGACCACGGCGAGCACAAAAACTACCTCGTCATTGTGCGCAGCAGGTACGAGTACGACAAGAATGTGCACAAGAACGTGTCGAGCTGGCACGCGTCGCTCCTGTCGTCGGTGTGCGACACTGCCAAGGAGGTCCTAGAAGCGGACCCGACCGCCATTAGCCGGCTCATCTACTCCTACCGCACCGTCGTCAACGGCTTCGCCGCCCGCATGACGCCGGAGGAGCTGGACAAGATGTCCAAGATGGAGTGGTTCGATCGAGCCCTCCCCGAGCAGACGTTTCACCTCCTGACCACGCGCACGCCGCACATGCTCGGGCTCATGGGCGGCCGACGGCACGGCGGCCTGTGGAACACAAGCAACATGGGCGAGGGCGTCATCATCGGGATCCTCGACGACGGCATCTACGCCGGGCACCCGTCGTTCGACGGGGCCGGGATGCAGCCGCCGCCGGCCAAGTGGAAGGGCCGGTGCGACTTCAACAAGACGGTGTGCAACAACAAGCTCATCGGCGCGCGGTCCTACTTCGAGTCGGCCAAGTGGAAGTGGAAGGGCCTCCGCGACCCGGTGCTCCCGATCGCCGAGGGGCAGCACGGGACGCACACGTCCAGCACCGCGGCCGGCGCGTTCGTGCCCAACGCCAGCGTCTTCGGCAACGGGCTCGGCACGGCGGCCGGCATGGCCCCGCGCGCGCACATCGCGTTCTACCAGGTGTGCTACGAGGACAAGGGCTGCGACCGGGACGACATACTGGCAGCGGTGGACGACGCCATCGGGGACGGCGTCGACATCCTGTCGCTGTCGCTTGGCCACGAGGATGCCATCGACTTCTCGGACGACCCCGTCTCGCTCGCCGGGTACACGGCGATCCTCAACGGCGTGTTCATCTGCGCCGCGGCGGGCAACACCggcccgtccccctcgaccctcgTCAACGAGGCGCCGTGGCTGCTCACCGTGGGCGCCAGCACCACCGACAGGAGGTTCTTGGCCTCCGTAAAGCTTGGGGACAACGTCCAGATTGACGGCGAGTCGCTCAACGACCCTAACACCACCATGGGCGACCTGGTCCCGCTGGTGCGCGACGTGTCCGATGGCCTGTGCGTCAACGGGAACGTGCTGAAGGCACAAAACGTCTCCGGAAAGATCATCATCTGCGAAGCCGGCGGCGATGTCAGCACCGCGAAGGCCAAGATGCTAAAGGGCATCGGCGTGGTCGGAATGATCGTGGTGACCCCGGAGTTGTTCGGTCCGGTAATCATCCCGAGGCCGCACGCCATCCCGACGGTGCAAGTCTCTAACGCGGCGGGGCAGAAGATCAAGGCCTACATCCACAAGGCGCGGGGCCCGACGGCGACGTTCGTCTTCAAAGGGGCAGCGTTCAACACCCCAAGGTCGCCGATGGTGGCGCCCTTCTCCTCGCGGGGCCCGAACAGGAGGAGCCGTGGGATTCTGAAACCCGACATCATCGGCCCCGGGGTGAACATCATCGCCGGCGTGCCCTCGATCGAGGACGTGGACCTGCTGCGCAACGCGGAGGTGCCCAGGTTCGACATCAAGTCCGGCACGTCCATGGCCGCGCCGCACCTGAGCGGGATCGCCGCGCTGATCAAGCACGCGCACCCGACCTGGTCGCCCGcggtcatcaaatcggccctgatGACGACGGCGGAGCCTAACGACAACCTCCGGAAGCCGATCCAGGACGTCAACGGCAGGCCGGCGAACTTGGTCGCCATTGGCGCCGGCCACGTGAACCCGAAGAAGGCCATGGACCCTGGCCTCGTGTACAACATGACGGCCATGGGCTACGTGCCGTACCTGTGCGGGCTCAACTACACGGACGACAAGGTGAGCACGATCATCTACCCGGAGCCGCCGGTGTCGTGCGCCAAGCTGTCAAGGCTCGAACAGGACGACCTCAACTACCCGTCCATCACCGTCATCCTCAACCAGCCGCCCTTCACCGCGAAGGCCAACCGCTCCGTCACGAACGTCGGCGCGGCCAGCTCGACGTACACCGTGGAGGTGAACGTGCCGGCGTCGGTGACAGTGGAGGTGAACCCGCCGAAGCTGACTTTCAAGGCGCTGGAAGAGGTCCTGAACTACTCTGTCACAATCAAGTCGGCCAACGGCCAGGCGCTTACCGGCcctgtcgagggggagctcaagTGGTTGTCCGGCAAGTACGTCGTGCGCAGCCCGATCCTCGTCACTAACGAATCCGGGCCCTCGCCGGCGGAGACACGTAAACCGTAA